Part of the Sphingopyxis sp. 113P3 genome, GGCCTGGGCGGGGGCGCGGCCGGCCCCGCCCCCTATGACCTGCTCCTCGCCAGCCTCGGCGCATGCACCGCGATCACGCTGCGCATGTACGCGGACCGCAAGCAATGGCCCCTCGAATCGGTCGAGGTTGGCCTTCGCCTTTCGGGCGGACCCGGTGCGATGCACATCGACCGCACGCTCGCCATTGCAGGCCTCGACGATGTGCAAAAATCCCGTCTCGCCGACATCGCCGAGCGCACCCCGGTCACCCTGACACTGAAAGGCGGACTGCCCATCACGACGAGGCTCGCCTGATCCGTACCAGTCGAGCCGTCTGCCCGCAGTCAGACGCTCGGCATCGCATGGATGGGAACAGGCGCATCTTTGTCCGTCCGCGCGGGCTGCTGCAGCGGACGGGCGACTTGCAACGCTGCCGGTCAGACGGGCGCCGAAAC contains:
- a CDS encoding OsmC family protein — protein: MGKGTARIGKDRYRTEIEVGGHKLISDEPPGLGGGAAGPAPYDLLLASLGACTAITLRMYADRKQWPLESVEVGLRLSGGPGAMHIDRTLAIAGLDDVQKSRLADIAERTPVTLTLKGGLPITTRLA